The genomic stretch CACCGACTTGTTTCCTGATGTTCGTTTTGGATAATTTGatgtccattcctttgttcaattgtcgatttttttgcaatctttttttcaccattgctggaacataaagagtgtcgtttccattaagagaatcatttgtcagtcttagaacaattgtttcccttttatggtaagcattactcagattctttttttgattatctgaaagtcttacgttgatttcatgaagtttagtcatataatatatgttatataattccagtcacaaaacatatacaaataaatatgtGTCATTCATGGGATTAAACTATAACCAATTCATTACCCACCTTGTCAATAACAACCGACTCTTCGTACAATACAACTGCATGGACATTGAAATCTGCTGCACTATTGGCACTTATTTTATAcctgaaaatcaactgtttaggGTCTCTTGTTACTTTTTCTGTTTGATATGACAGATCGAAATAAATTAGTGGATACAAACTATTGTAATTAGCTAGATTCAACTGCGTTccggtgttgtaatcattttttcgcattgcataagacatgagatcattgaatattctcactttgctttcactgtcatattctgtttctgggtagaaaacaccattgccaTATTCGAGTCTGCATGTTGTTAAATAACTGTTTGCGTTTGCTTCATTCAGTTTGAAGGTATCAAGTATATATGGATTTTGAGTTGCAACTCTGGTTTTAGCCCGTTgtagataaacaaaaattgctttgacattgtcaatgctggaagaaatctgaaaaaaaccactGACTCTAGCAGGTGCTGACACTGCATATAGTTCACGCTGATAtgtccatttgtgttctttcatgaaagagCTTACAAATTTGTCGTACATACTGTCTTTTGGTGTTAATTTTGGAACCCATAGTAGAAATCTGTTAATCACTACTCTTCCGGCATCTGCTGCTGCTGCCCTATTGATGAGTTCATTGTCGTTCTGGAGATTCAAATTGAATTGTAACTGCATaggaaccaacattttatcctgcaactcttcaaaaaaactgtaacgattgagaggtatgatcaaattcacatcttttGCTCCTCCCGTTCCATCATCGTTGGTAGCTTGTGTAAGCACTCTTCTAGATTCATATCCTGAATTAGTATTGGCTGTCGTAGCATTTGTGTctaaataccaaaaactgttCTTAGCTACACTTCTCGAGTAATCATCAGAATATTCCAACAGATTCTTCACAAAAGTGACCTTATGTAGATTGTCAGTAtcataaacaattttcccagcACTTTTAATCATCATATGTGCAATCAATGAATGAGATCCGTTTATCACCGTTATTCTATCGGCTGCTGCATAACCAGCTCCATCTGCTattttttgtaactggaattgaacctcgaaataagcattgtaccaatcatagaaagaactccggtcgttgaTGGTGAATCTATAACCgttcttttcttgatgttgattaTTTCCAGGGGCTCGgattacatcatcaagttgaAATCGCActaactcatttctttgcaataattcacttgttctaaaagccatttatactattgtattatataattttgctgtcatgttatttatttgaaaaatctacGCCTTCTTCCAGATCCGGATATCAATCTATTTAGTATCATGTCAGCGCTTTCATCTTGCTGTTTCTGTTCAATGGGCAAGGATGGAACAATTGCTTTTTGTGTTGGTGTTGTggctccttttctcaaatttgctaattttttcattattaggtctcCTGACTTTTCTGCCACCGTCTTGCCAATTTTATCACCTGCATGGGAAACCCCTGATTCTAATGCCTTCTTTGCTAATGGCttagcaaatttcttgaaaacagacgATGCCACACTCTTCAATGGTTTAAAAATGTTGTCTAAGATAAGCCCAGACCCTTTAtgttgaaatacaaatttaccaagTTTTGGGTGGTAAAACCTGTTaaattcatacggtttcattaTACTGTTACATTAGATACTTTTCAGAATTAGTGAAAAAGACGTATCTGCTCCATTTAGATCCactaatcttctttttccatctgttatcatgattctgattgatgaaattgtagttTTGTTCACAGGATTAAACATGACTCGTTGTGGTTCGAGGGTGAAGGAGTAACTTGGTTTTAGTACACtggttgagaatgaataaatgatgtctgTTTCTTCGCCGTcaactaaactttcgtttaccaaatcgcaatgaatattgagtacgtctgtgtcttgactgagatttggcactcttggtccaatatgcgttccacttgctaatatctttttatcaaaaccgatcaggtcattaaaattacttgctcttaAATCAAGTTGGTAATTTGCAGCTAATGTAACCGTGACTCTGAATGTTGTTTCGTTGAATTCAAGAGTCATCGGATACGTATCACCAGTTTTCGTCACATTTTTAATATGTCTGTCAAAGTCCGTATAATTCCATACCCCAGCTGGAAAGGTAATGTCCttaaaagttgaaccattatcggagctgtatttgattaattgatttttgtacCCAGCATTGACATTGAACCAAGTGAATGACATGTTAATGACTCTGTTAAGACCAATAACATATTGCTTATTGTTGTCTAGAGTTACAGGTCTggtgaaatttgttgtaaaatcttctggtttattatACACTTTATTTTTCTCAATGTAAGATGATAAAACTATCTCTCGTTCCATTATATAATGAAgttacattaaatttggaaatattgtttgtataatttaccatattgtgatttgttaattgttgtcattttcaataatgtgtccaatatagaaacacccatatttcgcatgtcaatgcttgtattgccagccaatatctcaccaatgattaaatccaatttttttatgagttctttcggtttgttgaaaaatatcacattaccacctttctgttttttcctaccagaacctttcattgtttccattttattttgataATGTTTTATGTATTCATTTAGAGTTTTCATAGCGCGAtccactcttttgttttcctcttgcctatcagcttccgttatattcccacttttgtattgctttgtaacgtttcctttgtaggctttcaattgatttcttttaaatttagccgcattgacaatcttattgagatattttttgttttttcgttcagtcatttcttgttgatttattaccttttcaacagaatcataatttggTATACCAAGATCACCTAATATCTCATTTTCCATATCTTCTTCATCCATTCCATAATCGATcgcatcgtcatcatcatattctggtggtaattctggttcttcaggaaagtacttaggatcaacatacatctctttttttccttccagaagatcttgtaaagactcttcatatgttggtggttttggcaccagttgtttttcttgctgtggcaaaacaggttgttcaaatagatcaccaagattcatatctggaacttcatcctctatatcaatgccgtaatcaggaacttctcctttcttcagtggtcgttttttccttggcaaccttaaagcctgattactatcaataacatcatctaatttacttgtaattggttggaatacttttgaaaatccctgttgactggtcttctgatcgatatcatgttttgtaattgcattatggacataattgatcttgtcccctaattcagatttactctttgcgagttctttccacttaagtaaactcatttattgttatattgttacgttacataaaatggaaattcatatataaaaaatagcGTTTTACAccgtgttgaacaccatgttgaacacaactttattgaaacaatatacccatatgatataaatgaagatacctaattatgATACTGGCGACGATGTTGTCACAAACTTCACACAACTACATGATTTTATGCCTGATCGATGCTTCCGCATGCTCATTTGTGGACCTTCTGGTtcgggaaaaacaaacacactgatgcatatgattcacaatctgttgtattttgataaaatatacctttatgcaaaaaacttagaGCAGTCAAAGTATCAGAATCTCATGAAAGAGTTCGAACCATGGAGTGAAGAAGCTGGTTATGATAtcattgaagcaagcaatgataaaataatgcctgtaaaaaatctcaatggtgacaatcaaaaaattgtgatattcgacgatttcgtatgtgataaaaaccaaaaaccattagttgactattttatacaggggagacataaaaactgctgtgccatatatttgagtcaaagctactataagacaccaaaagatattagattaaactgctcacattttGCCATTTACGATTTTCCTAGTAACAATGAAAAAAGTCTCATATGTCGTGAAAACAATGTCTCAAAACAATTATACGAGAGAGCAACCAGAGACCCttttagttttatatatattgacaaacccaagaaacaagtaaagaagaatttcgatgaaaaaatataaaccaattgtatatatgagttactcaaatggtaaattacctgaagacacatattcacatgaaaaagttattgaaatagtaaaaggattgcctggtgttggttttaaactaacagATGACGGTGATTATGATATGcagaataaaaaactgagaaatttagATTCACCTCAAACGAATGACGATGCAACTACTAAGAGTTATGTTGATAAAGAGGTTTCTGGGTGTTTGAAAATAGATGGGAGCAATGCAATGACTGGCGCCCTTAATATGGATAATAGACGGGTTGAAAATATAGCCCCTGCTAGACATGGCCAGAGTGACGCTGTCAGTAGTGCGCATTTGCATAACTTTTATTTCGATTTAAATACAAATGATGGAAAGATAGAAGCCCAAAATCCGATCgacatgaaaaatcaaagaatcttAGGAGTAAAAGATCCAATATTACATTCAGATGCTTCCAATAAATTTTACGTTGAcagctcttttaattttaaagctgaTAAAACGGAGCtggctaattatttgaaaaaagatggaagTCTTTCCGTAACTGGcaattttgactttggaaataataaaatcagcAATCTTGCTGAAGGCACTTGCAATTCTGACGCTGTTACAAAACACCAATTACAAACTGGTTTATCAACCAAACCCAATACAAATCAGGTTGTGTTGCGAGATGGTACGCAGGACATGACTGGAAATTTAAATATGTCACAAAAAAAGATCGTCAATCTTGCTAATCCGACAGGTAGAAATGATGCCActggaaaaggttacgttgatcgattatttttagattcactTCGTTTAGACGGTTCAGCTAAAATGACAGGCAATTTGGATATGAACAATAAACGAATAATCAATATAGCCAACCCAACAGGAAACACTGACGCTGTAAATAAACAATACCTTGAAACACACACTACAAACTTGAATTTGCccgattatttgaaaaaagacgGTTCTGTTATTCTGACTGGAAATTTGAATATGAATAATAATCGACTAACAAATCTCGGAAACGccacacataatcaagatgccatCACTTTGAAGCAAGTGAATGACGGTATTGCAACTGTTTCTACCgaaaacaataaatatacagacgaacaaatagaaaaaaacaagaaatatgtAGACGACGAAATAGTGAAGAGTCACATAACTACTCACACAAACAGAGAAAATGTGCTGAAATATGCTATGGATGATGGGGAATTTACAGAAGATTATGGAATACAGGATGCCACTTTAACCAACTATAATGACTCAccacataaaaacaacaaaaaagcattttcattcaATGTTCAAAAGGCAGCAGATGGTTCCAGTCTGTTTAAAGGACGATTCGATTTTAATCTATTCAAACTGATACGTGACAATTATAGCGATAAATATACTGTGTGTTTGGAAATATATTTCCTGAGAACCGGTTTCGATGTGGAGTTTAATTCATTtcaggttacttttgaaaaaagaaacatgaacaCTGATAGAACCACTACGGTCAAAACCAACAGAGATTATAAATATTATCGCTTTATCATGAACTTATCACCAGATGGTTCTTCACCAACTATCGAAAGACGGTTATATGTAACTGTTCAAGCAAATTATGACAATAGAAGCCCAACTCTTTTACCATTGTATGCCCTGATTTACGGTATAAAAGGCGAAGCAAAAAACAACCTTGATTTTACAATTTATGATTACAATTTGGCTTATGAGAttgtaaatgatcaattttTAATGCATGTGCCAATCAATATGAATGGTAATAAAATTTTAGGGTTATTTGATAAGATATTACCGTCTTACGCCTATGGAACCACTTCAGAATCATCACTGGGTTgtgattttaatatttctagAACAGTACCTCTAACATTTACtaaaatttatattgataaaataaaaatttatgctaaaaaaaattatccatcaGAGTCGAATCACGATATAACTTTTTATGGAGACGCTAGTGTATTTTATGAcatagatttttcaacaagcaaaatacttactgtcaatatcaatcgatattttgaaaacataacaaacatacgaataaattttgatgatgacgatggggATGGCGTAAGATCTTATGTTTACATTATACATTACAAAACATTACTGATTAATTGAATTATATAATGCAACAGTATATGACATTGTATGTAAAAAATTTAGATGGTACACATCTTCTTGACGACAATGGTGACAAAATTGAATACACCATTGACTATCactctgatgatgattttaCCTATCAAGCTCAAGCTCAACTTTCAGTAAATGATGATGGACATatagaaactgacaaaaatctCGTCGTTAAGGCTGCTACGGAAGAGAACCATgttgtcataaaaaaacaactcgATTTGAAGTTAGACAGATCGACTTTTATTATTTCGAACAGTCTACCTGGTATACCAGTGTTAGACAAAATCAGCATTGCATTAATTCCAGCTTTATCAGTAGTCACAGCCGATTCAAATGACAGAGTTAGTTCATGGATGGATCCTGCGAATAATATcgatttttcacaacaaaccaATTCAAAAAAGCCTCTTCTTCTGAGGGATTCAttgaaaaaactgttttttataCGTTTCGATGGTAGTGAtgactatttggaaaaaaaatcatttgatgtTTCTGAAATAGCGGGTAGTTCTGGTAACAAATGCACAGTAATACTGGTTGTCAAAACAAAAGCGATAACTAatcaatcacagtttcaatggGGGCGTGGAGCCGTCAGATTCGGTGTGCATATACCATGGGGAGATGGTACAGTCTATGTCGATTTTGGTTCCTCGTCAAATGGCAGACTTAACATTCCTTCTTTGCTGAATCTCTCTGGAAATATCGAAGTTTGGACAATTCGTATTAATGGGACAAATCTAGAACTCTTTAGAGGCGTTACATCAATCAGTGcgattaaaacagaaacaatttctGCCACTCTGACAGGTTCAGCTCAAGAAATGTTTATTGGATGTCAGGTTCATACTGATGGCACTGCTGTGAATTTCTGTGAAATGGATTTATATGCTTTTGCTGTTTGGGCAAAATCTCTGTCTgataatgaattaaaaaatatgttcAGGTTCATTCAAAATCACTTCGATTTGTGATGTGGATTCTCAAAATATATAActcaatatatatgtatatcgaCAATTTATTACGATTTGTGGAATATAGTTttcaagaagcaaaagaaaaacatccatgcattaatgacaaaatattaaaatcagcacttgtttatcaatacctGCACTGTTTCTATTTGAAAAGAGACATGTCTATGAATGAGATTCTTGAACTCAATGATGGTGAAATTGGTCTTCTTGGACCAGGTAGTGGCTGTCTAACATGgttacttgaaaagatcttcggttggattgatatattaaattcacatagtgtattacatgatgcttccgggaggttttatgaccaccataagctcggtagaggttacacttatgctatttcagaaaaatacacaactaaactgattaaaagatcacctttttgtggtcaagtcaGTGGTATACTATATTGTCTATGCAGACGATTAACAATCTAAACCATATATATGACAGatcgaaaaaaaatattcagcTGGAACCATATTTCAGACAAACTCTCAGAAGATCAGGTCGACGAACTAAAAAGCTATTATAAGGCATACCATAGAAAGTGTTGGGCTTACAAAAAGGCTGTCAAacgcttcaaaaaattcaaacttattGGTAATACTATTTCTATCATAACTGGTACTGGTGGGATTATTAGTGCTGTTGTAACTGGTGGTATAGCCCTAGTAGCTATAAGCACAAGTGCTTTGTTAATCAAGtcttacatggatttccaatcattggatcttaaaatacaaaattgtacATACGCATACCAAAGTTATCAGCATCTTttgaattcaataaaagacatgttgagaagcggtgattttcaaccatcgtttcacacagaattaaaaaatgtagatgattttgtAACTGATGTTTGTCCTAGTGTTGACAAGTTCTACGctaaatacaatgacaaattcattccttaacTATTTCATTAATTCGGTCTGATGCCAATGACAGGATGTCTTTCCAATATCGTTCATATGATTGaagtgtctttttggatttactcgtcttgaccttttcaaaaggaagatcaagcattttaaatatttgttttaaaatgaaatttatgttaatcatacGCTTTCTATCAATGTTAACATCTTTCACAACTTCCCCGATAGCCGCAAAAATTCGAATTATTTTATCCATATTTTTTACAGAAATCTGGAAACCATTTTTGACAGCTATATTATTCATTATGTTTTctatatgatattttctttggtaaacacttttacgatggaatctatgcttatttgagtgaaaatcaacaaattctataagtggtttatagccattaaccaacccacattttttacaaactagcaTATTGTTATCATTCACTATAAACGGTTCATCACAacattgttctgtttttttagtAGGCTTTGAGATTTGTTTATTGCAAAATGGACAGACCACTTCTTCCATATCGACAAGTTCTTGATGCAGTTCTTGGcaactcattatactattatatgagatattattttatgtttgttaaaaacatatagttccaaaataaattttgcgttgGATCCATTCTGCCACGCCACGGCATagattcgcagaaatataaaccatatagatttccaagaatatgagaccaaaaatacaaaatcaaaaatatGAAAGCCATTAAAtgtaaagtagtatggagttgggttggtatgagcacattttgcaaaatgtgctcttaccccaactcctatactactaaaGCATTTGATGTGGAAAATGTTCTCactaaataataatactatATATTGGGATAAAATTAAAGCAATAACCTTATTAACAAGTACAATTAAAAGACATTTATCGATAAAAATGAGTCCTGTGAAAGCGAGTACAACGTGTTCGTAAAAATCTTTAGGGAGATTTGATCCATGAGAAGATTGGCGagactaaatttaaaattggtgATAAGATAGGAATCTCGAAATACAAACGCACACAAACATTTGATACAGGTTGCACACGAAATTGGACAGaaggtttaagaatgcaatgcgtgtgtacgcggctgaattaatatgcagcacggggtttcgggctttcagatttttaaactcgctcgcgagtaaatgacgtcatttccctacaacatcacttgtgtcacTGAGAATTGGCTCAGACTTCTTCCTGGACTCCGAGATTTTGGATACTGGCTACCAATCTTTAGACGTGATAGGGCTGAACAAAAAAGGAATGGTGAGGCAGGGGAGAAAGTGAAGGCAGGGGCGTGTTAATAGCTCTAAGGACAATCTCGATTGTCGTCACAGATTGGATTTAGAAAAGCGGCTTGAAATGATATGCGTCGAATTAAATCTCCGGTGTTCTTCTAAAATAATAGTTAGTGCTATTTATTGACCACCTGATTCTACTCCTAGCTATGATCTTGAATCCGGTATGTACCTGACCGTATAACGAACATCCTGATCATGACTCGTGTTCAGGCTGGCCTTTCGACCGACCACGACCTACTTGAATTTGACTTTGTAGCCATGCCTCGTCGGGTGAGAAAACCTGCACGCTATGTGTACAATCGAAttagtaatctcgtacccagatctcactctgtcactggaaatgtgagatctggtaaagttcgatagtacaccattttttattggctactaaaaaaaggttgcggcaatgcaatgtacgctccgattggcttatttcgcggggcacttggTGAAGggttggttttcgcaagctcatgtcctgttttgaataaaggccagttgtgcggaggaaaagttttttttttttccgacgccggaaaagctttacagttgaggaaaatcattttaaaaatttgcgacatttgaaaatggtaccgacgagagccccacgtaccctgccactcgaataaagttttgcgtagctggctacacggtacgcagaaactaataaattcaagatgaagtatgtaatttattcaaaacagtatttctcgttcttaaagcgtgactcgcgaattaagtagtgatcaattgtgaattttacggttagatcaACTACATtcttcacgagatcgtgtcaagaaaatagcgctcgttgcagtgattaggtctaagcactctttaacattttagctttcaatttacggtttggctaactacactttgcacgagatcgtatgaagaaaatagcactcgtttattgattaagcctaggtgctcgtttcagtgattctgcagttgctccgacaattaaagaatctcgaccgttcaaataacaatcgcctgtagcgcttcttccTGTTTCGGCTTTTAGTTTAAGGTTTctttgtcctctacccaaaagaatctcttcaagaatactctcgaaatccatgcttattccgcaaaatcacccaaaatcacaacagagagtacgaacatgcgcagcgatagaaaagcccgtatttcgggccttgctggcactgagcatgctcgaaatcgaactttaccagatctcccttccgtatgaccgtgggagatctgggtacgagattatcaAATTAGCTGACTTTGAGAACCTCAAATTGCATATTATGCAGAGTTCAGCTATCAGTAATAGCGTGTCATGTAATTGAGATGTTGACACCTGCTGGTCTTATTGGAAATCCGCCCTTTGGGATATTATTGATGCTAATATTCCCAAGGATAGAGTAACGGATTCAAACAAACCACCGTGGATTGACAAGGAAGTTCGACATCTGCTGAAAAAGAAACATTCCGCTAGACGTGCCGATAAGAAGCTCAACAGTGCTTTTTACCTTGATAAGTTCAGGATCCTAAGAAAAGTATCTAAGGCCTTGATTAACAGGAAGTTAAAGGAGTATCACAATTTTCTTGGTGACCGCTTGAAAGTCAATCCAAAGCACTTTAGCAGTTACTTCCGCCATAAAACTAAATCAAACTCCATACCTGCTAGTGTCACGTATGGAGGGAGACAGATCCCCTCTCGAATGGAGATGGCAGACGCCTTCAACAAGTATTTCTACTCTACATTTACGCACTCGTCCGAGGTACCTATTGTTGAGTTTATGCCACGCGAAGAGGGGATGGCCGTCCTTGACAACTTGATACTATGCGAAAATGAGGTCTACAAGGCGCTCTCGAATTTAGACCCGCGCTAAGCTCCGAGCCCACACGGTTTTCCTACAATCGTGTTAACGTCGTGTGCAAGGTAACTATCGCCCTCTATTTACGCCCTCCTCAATTTATCTCTTGCGGAGGGTAAACTACCCATCGACTGGAAATATACCCTTGTCGTCCCCGTTCTTAAGAAAGGCAAAAAGGAGGACGTAGCTAACTACAGACCCATCTCTCTACTGTGAATTGTATCCAAAGTATTGGAACGGTGCATATTTAAGCATTTTAAGGAGTTTCTTTGTCCTTTCTTCGATAACTCTCAGCATGGGTTTCTTCAGGGTCGCTCAACAGTCACCCAGCAGCTGCTTTCGTCATTCACTATAGACCATAGAAAATTATTTTATCtagaaagtaagtaagtaaactttatttaaacacggaaaatcatcagttaagctaaaaaaagtaaaaaatcgctttacaactgttttacatgattattgtgtgggaatccgatacgTCAGATACGTGCTTGATTGTGcgtttcaaataattagtatttggcTTGGGAAGAGTAAGTTTGCATTCTAAGTTTCTCAAGTTATGTTCAGCATCTGCCGTATTCGTTTTAAGGCTCCTTTAGCTGAGGAAACTTTCCTGCATATTTCGTCTTCATGATTTGACCAAGAAAGCCTATCATCAATGGTGAGACCGAGGGATTTAGTGCGATCTACTCTCTTGAGAAAAGCTGTAATGGTACTGTGTAAGGAACGGAACCCTGACTGGCAACTTGACAGCAGTTTATTATCATTTAGGTAATgccacatatcatttggatcAGAGTGCGAACTAACATTCCTCCATGGCATTTGCTCGAGATCATTTAAGGACTTATCTTTCTGAAAGTTTTTAAACTGCCGCATTTCGATCGTGCGAGACCCGTTGCGGTCATAATTAGCCTTACGTGTCATAAAAACAAGGGAATGATCACTAATCCCAACGTGAACAACCCCAAAGTTTGAAACCTTCTCCGGGGAATTAGTTATGCATAAATCGATCAGGCTTTTTGACACCTGGGTAATACGTGTTGGTTCCGTGATTAATTGGGTAAGACCATAGATATCAAGAATGTTAGTTAATGAGGACGAAATATATGCTGTTGCCTCAGGCAACAAATTGCAGTTAACATCGCCAAGTAGATACAACTCCTTATTTTCAGCGTCAATTTTGTCTATCAATTTCTCAAACTCGTTAAACAATTCGATGGGAGAACCTGGGGGCCGATACCAGGTGCCAACCACGAATCCTGTACTTCGAGGCATGctgatttcaaagaataaacaTTCCAAATTATCGTTATTTAGATCACCTCGTATTCGGAAATTAAGATTTATGCGCAAGTAGATACAAACACCACCCCCTTTCCTTCCATTAACTCTGTGATCTCTTCTGACTACTTCAAAGCCAGGTAAATCAAGTTCGTTATCATGAATAGTGGCATCTAATTTAGATTCGTTAATTATAAGAAATATATACTACTGAACAGGATATGAAGACTCGAAGTTCATCAATATGGGACGGCAGACTATTTATATTTAGGGAAGCAATAGCCAAACCTCGCCCAAAAACACTAGTATAGTTAAACTTACCCCGGTTATCGCTCGTGCTCGCATCAGGCAAATCGGATTCCCAGACGGCAATATCCTAAACTAAACTCAAGTAATTTGCAAAATTCCGGGCAAGACGTGATGTTCCAGATTTGTTTAGGTGAAGACCACTGCGATTCAAGTGGTAGTTGCCTAAAATGTTAGAATGGACAACAAATCCCAGCTGTTTTGTCTGCAGGATTCCTCGAGTATTTTGTTCACGCCAGATATTTTACAAGCCAAGGCCTCGTCGTCCGATCTACAAACCAGATTGGATAGCGCCATCTTTGCTGAAGATTTACAGCTGGCCATTGTGGCTAAATCGATAAGTTCTTCCGCACAAGTACGGCGAGTGTCGCAGGATCTTAGACTGCTGGTTCCCACGTGAATAATTATCTCGTCTGGGTTTCTACGAAGCAGTGC from Montipora capricornis isolate CH-2021 chromosome 12, ASM3666992v2, whole genome shotgun sequence encodes the following:
- the LOC138025388 gene encoding uncharacterized protein, giving the protein MAFRTSELLQRNELVRFQLDDVIRAPGNNQHQEKNGYRFTINDRSSFYDWYNAYFEVQFQLQKIADGAGYAAADRITVINGSHSLIAHMMIKSAGKIVYDTDNLHKVTFVKNLLEYSDDYSRSVAKNSFWYLDTNATTANTNSGYESRRVLTQATNDDGTGGAKDVNLIIPLNRYSFFEELQDKMLVPMQLQFNLNLQNDNELINRAAAADAGRVVINRFLLWVPKLTPKDSMYDKFVSSFMKEHKWTYQRELYAVSAPARVSGFFQISSSIDNVKAIFVYLQRAKTRVATQNPYILDTFKLNEANANSYLTTCRLEYGNGVFYPETEYDSESKVRIFNDLMSYAMRKNDYNTGTQLNLANYNSLYPLIYFDLSYQTEKVTRDPKQLIFRYKISANSAADFNVHAVVLYEESVVIDKVGNELVIV